A genomic stretch from Vicinamibacterales bacterium includes:
- a CDS encoding response regulator transcription factor — MTKAANLAARTMMRVLVIEDDPKVAGAVKAGLQGEGYEAVVCSTGEDGYFRATTEPYDAILLDLGLPGRGGLEVLAGLRGQGLRVPVLVLTARDAVDDRVKGLDAGADDYLVKPFAFAELVARVRALLRRGRPEETQRLRLADLDLDPITRSAARGAVPIELTPREFELLDYLLRHQGHIVSREMLARDVWKEPARGTPLDNVIDVHITRLRKKVDQGFGARLIHTIRGVGFLMKEGAP; from the coding sequence ATGACGAAGGCTGCTAATCTGGCCGCGAGAACGATGATGCGGGTGTTGGTGATCGAGGACGATCCGAAGGTGGCCGGCGCCGTGAAGGCCGGTCTGCAGGGCGAGGGCTACGAGGCCGTGGTGTGCTCGACCGGCGAGGACGGCTATTTCCGTGCGACCACCGAGCCGTACGATGCGATTCTCCTCGACCTCGGATTACCAGGTCGCGGTGGGCTGGAAGTCCTGGCGGGCCTTCGCGGGCAGGGGTTGAGGGTCCCGGTGCTGGTCCTGACCGCCCGCGACGCCGTGGACGATCGCGTCAAGGGTCTCGACGCGGGAGCCGACGACTACCTGGTCAAGCCATTTGCCTTCGCCGAATTGGTGGCCCGCGTGCGGGCGCTGCTGCGGCGGGGGCGGCCCGAGGAGACCCAGCGGCTGCGGCTGGCCGACCTCGATCTGGATCCAATCACCCGGTCCGCCGCGCGCGGCGCCGTGCCGATTGAGCTGACGCCGCGGGAGTTCGAGCTGCTCGATTACCTGCTCCGGCACCAGGGGCACATCGTGTCGCGCGAGATGCTTGCCCGCGACGTGTGGAAGGAGCCCGCCCGCGGCACGCCGCTCGACAACGTGATCGATGTCCACATCACCCGCCTGCGAAAGAAGGTGGACCAAGGCTTCGGTGCCCGGCTGATCCACACGATCCGGGGGGTCGGGTTCCTGATGAAAGAAGGAGCGCCGTGA